A section of the Gallus gallus isolate bGalGal1 chromosome 4, bGalGal1.mat.broiler.GRCg7b, whole genome shotgun sequence genome encodes:
- the ARHGEF6 gene encoding rho guanine nucleotide exchange factor 6 isoform X4, with protein sequence MNPEEQVVTWLISLGVLNSPKKIVDDPEEFLKTSLKDGTVLCKLIHRLLPGSAEKYCLEPKNEADCISNIQEFLRGCAVLKVELFEPHDLYSGEQFSKVLSTLTAVNKATEDQPSEGPCSHPSALSSAAGGAHTDSNSTASQSAKVLRRQSKAVEMTENGSHQLVVKARFNFKQTNEDELSVNKGDIIYVTRVEEGGWWEGTLNGKTGWFPSNYVREIKSTDKPLSPKALKGLESTQLTKNYYPVVLQNILETERDYAKELQSLLGTYLRPLQSYDKLSAVDIASLLGNVEEISAFQQTLNQALEDVAKLPENQQRVGGCFMNLMAQFRSLYLTYCANHPSAVSVLTQHSDELEKFMESQGAANPGILILTTSLSKPFLRLDKYVTLLQELERHMEEAHADHEDVLKAITSFKSLVSQCQELRKRKQLELQILSESIQRWEGEDIKTMGNIIYMSQVMVQSGGSEEKEERYFLLFSNVLLMLSASPRMSGFIYQGRLPLTGMTLTKLEDAEGNEHMFEIAGNMMERITVSCSTSQDLHEWLEHLQRLTKGTCNTVSKTQSWSAHSTFGSTGQIRGPLEPPKILKPWSLSCLRPAPPLRPSAALSYKEDSSKSPKTMKKFLPKRKTERKASDEEFVIRKRCGTAVSPCAAGAPAVCRP encoded by the exons ATGAATCCAGAAGAGCAAGTGGTAACGTGGCTCATTTCCTTAGGAGTTCTGAACTCCCCTAAGAAAATAGTTGATGATCCGGAGGAGTTCCTGAAAACTTCTCTGAAGGATGGAACCGTGCTGTGCAAACTCATCCATCGGCTCCTTCCGGGATCTGCAGAGAAG TATTGTCTGGAGCCTAAAAATGAAGCTGATTGCATCAGTAATATTCAAGAGTTCTTGAGGGGCTGTGCAGTTCTTAAAGTGGAG CTGTTTGAGCCGCATGATCTGTACAGCGGAGAACAGTTCTCCAAGGTCCTGAGTACACTGACAGCTGTAAATAAAGCTACTGAAG ACCAGCCGTCCGAAGGGCCATGTTCACATCCATCAGCTCTTAGCTCTGCGGCTGGAGGTGCCCACACCGACTCCAACAGCACAGCCTCACAGTCAGCAAAGGTGCTAAGGAGGCAGTCCAAGGCTGTG GAGATGACCGAGAATGGCAGTCATCAGCTGGTGGTAAAGGCCAGGTTCAACTTTAAGCAGACCAATGAGGATGAACTCTCCGTTAACAAAGGAGACATTATTTATGTCACCCGGGTTGAGGAAGGGGGctggtgggaagggaccttgaatGGAAAAACAGGCTGGTTCCCAAGCAACTACGTCAGAGAAATCAAATCCACCG ataaACCACTCTCTCCCAAAGCATTAAAAGGACTTGAAAGCACTCAGCTGACAAAGAATTATTACCCTGTG GTGTTGCAAAATATTCTGGAAACAGAACGAGATTATGCGAAGGAACTACAGTCGCTTCTGGGAACTTACTTAAGACCCCTCCAGTCTTATGATAA GCTCAGTGCTGTGGACATCGCCTCACTGCTGGGAAATGTGGAGGAAatcagtgcatttcagcaaacCCTGAACCAAGCCTTGGAAGATGTTGCAAA GCTCCCTGAGAACCAGCAGCGTGTGGGAGGCTGCTTTATGAACCTGATGGCCCAGTTCCGCTCCCTGTACCTGACGTACTGCGCGAACCACCCTTCTGCTGTCAGTGTCCTCACACAGCACAG CGATGAGCTGGAGAAGTTCATGGAGAGCCAGGGTGCGGCCAACCCAGGCATTCTCATCTTAACCACAAGCCTCAGCAAACCCTTCCTGAGGCTGGACAAATACGTGACGcttctgcaggagctggagcgGCACATGGAG GAGGCGCATGCAGATCACGAAGACGTCCTGAAAGCCATCACATCCTTCAAGTCTCTTGTG TCGCAGTGCCAGGAGCTGAGGAAGAGGAAACAACTTGAGCTGCAGATCCTTTCCGAATCCATCCAGCgctgggaaggagaggacaTAAAAACAATGGGAAACATCATCTACATGTCCCAGGTCATGGTGCAGAGCGGGGGGAGCGAG GAGAAAGAAGAGCGatatttcttgctgttttcaaaTGTTCTGCTCATGCTGTCTGCAAGCCCGCGGATGAGCGGGTTCATCTATCAG GGAAGGCTGCCTTTAACGGGAATGACGCTGACAAAGCTGGAAGATGCTGAAGGGAACGAGCACATGTTTGAAATTGCAG GGAACATGATGGAGCGCATCACTGtgtcctgcagcaccagccagGACTTGCACGAGTGGCTTGAGCACTTGCAGAGGCTGACCAAAGGGACGTGCAACACCGTGTCCAAAACACAGTCCTGGAGCGCCCATTCG ACATTTGGCTCCACCGGACAGATCCGTGGCCCCCTGGAGCCTCCCAAAATCCTCAAACCCTGGAGCTTGAGCTGCCTCCGTCCCGCTCCTCCCCTCCGACCGTCGGCAGCGCTGAGTTACAAAGAG GACTCCAGCAAAAGTCCAAAAACCATGAAGAAGTTTCTTCCAAAAAGGAAAACGGAGAGAAAAGCATCAGACGAAGAGTTTGTCATCAGGAAAA GATGCGGCACGGCAGTGAGCccgtgtgctgctggggctccaGCTGTGTGCAGACCCTGA
- the ARHGEF6 gene encoding rho guanine nucleotide exchange factor 6 isoform X3 produces MNPEEQVVTWLISLGVLNSPKKIVDDPEEFLKTSLKDGTVLCKLIHRLLPGSAEKYCLEPKNEADCISNIQEFLRGCAVLKVELFEPHDLYSGEQFSKVLSTLTAVNKATEDQPSEGPCSHPSALSSAAGGAHTDSNSTASQSAKVLRRQSKAVEMTENGSHQLVVKARFNFKQTNEDELSVNKGDIIYVTRVEEGGWWEGTLNGKTGWFPSNYVREIKSTDKPLSPKALKGLESTQLTKNYYPVVLQNILETERDYAKELQSLLGTYLRPLQSYDKLSAVDIASLLGNVEEISAFQQTLNQALEDVAKLPENQQRVGGCFMNLMAQFRSLYLTYCANHPSAVSVLTQHSDELEKFMESQGAANPGILILTTSLSKPFLRLDKYVTLLQELERHMEEAHADHEDVLKAITSFKSLVSQCQELRKRKQLELQILSESIQRWEGEDIKTMGNIIYMSQVMVQSGGSEEKEERYFLLFSNVLLMLSASPRMSGFIYQGRLPLTGMTLTKLEDAEGNEHMFEIAGNMMERITVSCSTSQDLHEWLEHLQRLTKGTCNTVSKTQSWSAHSTFGSTGQIRGPLEPPKILKPWSLSCLRPAPPLRPSAALSYKERMSYILKDSSKSPKTMKKFLPKRKTERKASDEEFVIRKRCGTAVSPCAAGAPAVCRP; encoded by the exons ATGAATCCAGAAGAGCAAGTGGTAACGTGGCTCATTTCCTTAGGAGTTCTGAACTCCCCTAAGAAAATAGTTGATGATCCGGAGGAGTTCCTGAAAACTTCTCTGAAGGATGGAACCGTGCTGTGCAAACTCATCCATCGGCTCCTTCCGGGATCTGCAGAGAAG TATTGTCTGGAGCCTAAAAATGAAGCTGATTGCATCAGTAATATTCAAGAGTTCTTGAGGGGCTGTGCAGTTCTTAAAGTGGAG CTGTTTGAGCCGCATGATCTGTACAGCGGAGAACAGTTCTCCAAGGTCCTGAGTACACTGACAGCTGTAAATAAAGCTACTGAAG ACCAGCCGTCCGAAGGGCCATGTTCACATCCATCAGCTCTTAGCTCTGCGGCTGGAGGTGCCCACACCGACTCCAACAGCACAGCCTCACAGTCAGCAAAGGTGCTAAGGAGGCAGTCCAAGGCTGTG GAGATGACCGAGAATGGCAGTCATCAGCTGGTGGTAAAGGCCAGGTTCAACTTTAAGCAGACCAATGAGGATGAACTCTCCGTTAACAAAGGAGACATTATTTATGTCACCCGGGTTGAGGAAGGGGGctggtgggaagggaccttgaatGGAAAAACAGGCTGGTTCCCAAGCAACTACGTCAGAGAAATCAAATCCACCG ataaACCACTCTCTCCCAAAGCATTAAAAGGACTTGAAAGCACTCAGCTGACAAAGAATTATTACCCTGTG GTGTTGCAAAATATTCTGGAAACAGAACGAGATTATGCGAAGGAACTACAGTCGCTTCTGGGAACTTACTTAAGACCCCTCCAGTCTTATGATAA GCTCAGTGCTGTGGACATCGCCTCACTGCTGGGAAATGTGGAGGAAatcagtgcatttcagcaaacCCTGAACCAAGCCTTGGAAGATGTTGCAAA GCTCCCTGAGAACCAGCAGCGTGTGGGAGGCTGCTTTATGAACCTGATGGCCCAGTTCCGCTCCCTGTACCTGACGTACTGCGCGAACCACCCTTCTGCTGTCAGTGTCCTCACACAGCACAG CGATGAGCTGGAGAAGTTCATGGAGAGCCAGGGTGCGGCCAACCCAGGCATTCTCATCTTAACCACAAGCCTCAGCAAACCCTTCCTGAGGCTGGACAAATACGTGACGcttctgcaggagctggagcgGCACATGGAG GAGGCGCATGCAGATCACGAAGACGTCCTGAAAGCCATCACATCCTTCAAGTCTCTTGTG TCGCAGTGCCAGGAGCTGAGGAAGAGGAAACAACTTGAGCTGCAGATCCTTTCCGAATCCATCCAGCgctgggaaggagaggacaTAAAAACAATGGGAAACATCATCTACATGTCCCAGGTCATGGTGCAGAGCGGGGGGAGCGAG GAGAAAGAAGAGCGatatttcttgctgttttcaaaTGTTCTGCTCATGCTGTCTGCAAGCCCGCGGATGAGCGGGTTCATCTATCAG GGAAGGCTGCCTTTAACGGGAATGACGCTGACAAAGCTGGAAGATGCTGAAGGGAACGAGCACATGTTTGAAATTGCAG GGAACATGATGGAGCGCATCACTGtgtcctgcagcaccagccagGACTTGCACGAGTGGCTTGAGCACTTGCAGAGGCTGACCAAAGGGACGTGCAACACCGTGTCCAAAACACAGTCCTGGAGCGCCCATTCG ACATTTGGCTCCACCGGACAGATCCGTGGCCCCCTGGAGCCTCCCAAAATCCTCAAACCCTGGAGCTTGAGCTGCCTCCGTCCCGCTCCTCCCCTCCGACCGTCGGCAGCGCTGAGTTACAAAGAG AGGATGTCTTATATCTTGAAG GACTCCAGCAAAAGTCCAAAAACCATGAAGAAGTTTCTTCCAAAAAGGAAAACGGAGAGAAAAGCATCAGACGAAGAGTTTGTCATCAGGAAAA GATGCGGCACGGCAGTGAGCccgtgtgctgctggggctccaGCTGTGTGCAGACCCTGA